The Geobacter metallireducens GS-15 region CACCTGGGCAACGGTGCCTCCCGCAAGGAAAAACTCCACTGGCGCCTCGCCCTGGCCCAGCTCCTCGTGAACACCAACCGGGCGAAGTTGGCGCTCCCCCACCTGGAGCAGGTCGTGGCCGACATTGGGGCCTTCGGCCTCGAAGAGTACGACCCGGCCCTGGCCCTGCGGGGGCTGAAGCTCGCCTGGATCGGCTTCGATTCCCAGGCCGAACCCCGCTTCAAGGAGAAGGCCGCCGAGGCCCTCCACCGCATCGCCCGCCTCGACCCGGTGGAGATGGTGCGGCTGGCCAAGGGGTAAGAACATCGTGGAGGATAACAAGTGAAATGTATCTGGCTGGTAGGGTTAACTATCATTCTTTTGCCATTTCTTGCCGGGCCTTGCGATGCTTTCCGTAAAGCTGAGGGGAGTATTCCGATATGCAAAGGTCCCGGTTGTGAGACTGTTGCGGTCGAGACCCCCTGGCCGGAAGCGCCATCGTCGGATGAAAGCATTACGGTTCTGTTCGGGGGGGGCTCATTTCGGGTGCCATCCGATGTGGCTTCTGTGGGGATAGGAGACAACCTGAGCGTCTTCAGGTTCAAGAGCGGGGAGCCTTTGCTGCTCAGCAGAGAAACATTCAGTGCCCTCAAACTTCCCAAACGCGGACTGTCGGTAATTGAGGCAGCCAACGTTCTCTTTACCAAAACGCCTAAAGATCCAGAGCCTTCCGGAAAGGATGATCGCAAGAGCTGGCGACTAATGCTGTCGATGAAACGGGGATTCTTCTCCACAAATCCACGGCTGGCTGTGTACCGCAAGGGTCCGGTCACGATCTACCAGATAACGGAAGGTCCAGGCCCTTACCGAAATGTGGCGTTAGTTGCTAATGCGCATTCCCGAAATTTCCTTATGCGTCTGGAGAGCAATTGTGAAGACAAGAAGTTCATCGAAGTCTTGTCCACTATTTCCGCAAAGGAGAAATGACGTTCATGGCATTGGCCGATACAGAAAAACATGATCTGAGGGTTATTGTGGAAGGCTTCTGGGGAAAGCATGAGACTGCCAGTTGGGAAATGAACGAAGAGCTTGTTGCCGTACTACCAAAGATGATTTCGGAAGTTAAAAGCTGTTCGCAAGCCATGGACTTCGTTCCTCGTCCGGGCGTTTACCTCAACCCCAAAGATGTTCAGCGTGAATTACGCAAGATGGCACGGAGAGTCAAAGAGAAGGGGACTTCCTACTGGGTGTGCATGCTCATGGGTGCAACCAACTGGAAGACTGAAGCTGCCAGGGTTGCTCAAGGTCTTTGATGGATTTTCATAACCCTTACGCTGATTGCGTCCTCCACGGAGGGAGAAACAGTCACCGTTACGATCGTACGAAAGGAGAAGGACATGTCGAAAGAAGCATCCGTAGCACCGAAGGAACGGGTCAATATCGTCTACCGTCCGGCCTCGGACGGCGCTGCCGAAGAGGTTGAGCTGCCGCTGAAAATGCTCGTTATGGGGGACTTTACCGGCACCCCCGACGAACGCCCCGTCGAGAAGCGGGACCCCGTCGCCATCGACAAGGAGACCTTCAACGACGTCATGAAGGCCCAGGGGATCTCCCTGAACATCGCCGTCCCCAACCGGCTCGCCGGCGAGGCCGGGGACGAGCTGCCGGTGAACCTGAAGGTTGAGTCACTCAAGGACTTCGGCCCCGAGGCGGTGGTGGAGCAGGTCCCCGAGATGAAGCGGCTCCTGGAGCTGCGGGAGGCCCTGCGGGCCCTCAAGGGGCCGCTTTCCAACGTTCCCGACTTCCGGAGGAAGATCCAGGAACTGATCACCGACGACGCGGCCCGGGCCAAGCTTCTGGCTGAAATCGGCATCGAGGAAGGGTAAGGAGGAGCAACCATGAGCGTAGAACAGCAAAACACCGCAGCAGTCGAGAGCCGGATAGAAGGATCGCTTCTGGAGGAGATTGTCCAGGCCACGAAGCTCCAGCCCGCCGACGAGGCCTACTCCATCACCAAGAAGGGGGTCGAGGCCCTTATCACCCAACTTCTGGAGCCGGGGACCGAGACCCCGAAGGTCTCCAAGGCGGTCCTCGACGACATGATCGCCGAGATCGACAAGAAGCTTTCCCGGCAGATGGACGAGATCCTCCACAATACCCAGTTCCAGAAGCTGGAATCCTCCTGGCGTTCCCTCCACTTCCTGGTGGACCGGACCGACTTCCGGGAGAACAACCGGATCGAGATCATGAACGCCACCAAGGATGAGCTCCTGGACGACTTCGAGGATGCTCCCGAGGTGGCCAAGTCGGGGCTCTACAAGACCGTCTATTCCGCCGAGTACGGCCAGTTCGGCGGCAAACCCTACGGCGCCATTATCGGCAACTACGACTTCGGCCCCGGCCCCCAGGACATCAAGCTTCTCCAGAGCCTGGCCGCCGTGTCCGGCATGGCCCACGCCCCCTTCATCGCCGCCGCTTCCCCCCAGTTCTTCGGCTGCGACGACTACACGGCGCTGCCGAACCTCAAAGACATCAAGTCGATCCTCGAAGGCCCCCAGTACGCCAAGTGGCAGTCGTTCCGGGAGAGCGAGGACGCCCGCTACGTGGGGCTGGCCCTGCCCCGGTTCCTCCTGCGGCTCCCCTACGGCGAGGCCACCAAGCCGGTGAAGAGCTTCAACTACGAGGAGAGCGTCTCCGCCGGCCACGACCGCTACTGCTGGGGGAACGCCGCCTTCTCCTTTGCCACGCGGCTTACCGAGAGCTTCGCCAACTTCCGCTGGTGCGCCAACATCATCGGCCCCCAGGGAGGCGGCGCGGTGCATGATCTACCCCTCCACCAGTACGAGGCCATGGGGGCCATCCAGACCAAGATTCCCACGGAAGTGCTCGTCAGCGAGCGGCGCGAATTCGAACTGGCCGAGGAAGGGTTCATCGCCCTCACCATGAGAAAGGGGAGCGACAACGCCGCCTTCTTCTCCGCCAACTCCGTGCAGAAGCCGAAATACTTCGGCAC contains the following coding sequences:
- the tssB gene encoding type VI secretion system contractile sheath small subunit, with product MSKEASVAPKERVNIVYRPASDGAAEEVELPLKMLVMGDFTGTPDERPVEKRDPVAIDKETFNDVMKAQGISLNIAVPNRLAGEAGDELPVNLKVESLKDFGPEAVVEQVPEMKRLLELREALRALKGPLSNVPDFRRKIQELITDDAARAKLLAEIGIEEG
- the tssC gene encoding type VI secretion system contractile sheath large subunit; its protein translation is MSVEQQNTAAVESRIEGSLLEEIVQATKLQPADEAYSITKKGVEALITQLLEPGTETPKVSKAVLDDMIAEIDKKLSRQMDEILHNTQFQKLESSWRSLHFLVDRTDFRENNRIEIMNATKDELLDDFEDAPEVAKSGLYKTVYSAEYGQFGGKPYGAIIGNYDFGPGPQDIKLLQSLAAVSGMAHAPFIAAASPQFFGCDDYTALPNLKDIKSILEGPQYAKWQSFRESEDARYVGLALPRFLLRLPYGEATKPVKSFNYEESVSAGHDRYCWGNAAFSFATRLTESFANFRWCANIIGPQGGGAVHDLPLHQYEAMGAIQTKIPTEVLVSERREFELAEEGFIALTMRKGSDNAAFFSANSVQKPKYFGTSKEGKEAELNYKLGLQLPYMFIVSRLAHYLKVIQREHIGTWKERGDLENELNLWIRQYVSEMDNPMPGVRSRRPLRQAQVTVEEVPGEPGWYRVGLKVTPHFKYMGAYFTLSLVGKLDKE